In Pseudomonadota bacterium, a single window of DNA contains:
- a CDS encoding rhomboid family intramembrane serine protease has product MMPRLTPAVKFIIALTTGVYVAQLLLPAAFTRALMLVPADVLRQGHVWELVTYMFVHSTNPWHVVMNMLTLYFFGGEVESAWGTRRFAGFYVLCGLGAALCAFILDPGYALLGASGAVFGVMVAFACLFPDAVILFFGMIPMRAPHMVGLFIFIEMAMIVQPGSASSTWAHLGGAATGYLYVRFSWRVVQWWKRTFGDAPRSARLPGVAPTRRPARPTLPRPGGGGASVSTLPTKTAPKSVAVVAASAEELAIQRRADDILDKISREGMESLTRDEREVLARHSQILKSREGDVLRLDDYRS; this is encoded by the coding sequence ATGATGCCGCGCCTCACTCCGGCCGTCAAGTTCATCATCGCGCTGACGACGGGCGTATACGTCGCCCAGCTGCTGCTGCCCGCGGCCTTCACCCGTGCGCTCATGCTCGTGCCAGCAGACGTCCTGCGACAGGGCCACGTCTGGGAGCTCGTCACGTACATGTTCGTGCACAGCACCAACCCCTGGCACGTCGTGATGAACATGCTCACGCTCTATTTCTTCGGGGGCGAGGTGGAGTCGGCGTGGGGTACGAGACGCTTCGCCGGGTTCTACGTGCTGTGCGGCCTCGGCGCAGCCCTCTGTGCCTTCATCCTCGACCCCGGCTACGCGCTGCTCGGCGCCAGTGGTGCCGTGTTCGGCGTCATGGTGGCCTTCGCGTGCCTCTTCCCGGACGCGGTGATTCTCTTCTTCGGCATGATCCCGATGCGCGCGCCTCATATGGTGGGGCTCTTCATCTTCATCGAGATGGCCATGATCGTGCAGCCCGGCTCAGCCTCATCGACCTGGGCACATCTCGGAGGCGCCGCAACCGGCTACCTCTACGTGCGCTTCTCGTGGCGCGTGGTGCAGTGGTGGAAGCGCACCTTTGGCGACGCGCCCCGGAGCGCACGGCTCCCCGGCGTGGCCCCAACGCGGCGCCCCGCTCGTCCGACCCTACCTCGTCCGGGAGGTGGGGGTGCATCGGTCTCCACGCTCCCCACCAAGACGGCGCCGAAGAGCGTCGCCGTGGTCGCCGCGTCGGCCGAGGAGCTTGCCATTCAGCGACGCGCCGACGACATTCTCGACAAGATCAGCCGAGAAGGCATGGAGAGCCTCACGCGAGACGAGCGCGAGGTGCTTGCGCGGCACAGCCAGATCCTGAAGTCCCGGGAAGGCGACGTGCTGCGTCTCGACGACTACCGATCGTAG
- the lipB gene encoding lipoyl(octanoyl) transferase LipB, which produces MRLEVIRAGLVAYDEALRWQERLVEERLAGGPDRLVLLTHPAVVTLGRGAEAEHVLASPEGLAARGVEIHETPRGGDVTWHGPGQLVAYPVFGLPPERRNVKRYVTDLEEVVIRTLRAFDIEAQRVDGLRGVWVGREKIAAIGVRIWRWVTSHGLALNVSPDLSFFGLIVPCGISDRGVTSLAALLASPPSMEIVQSHLLQAFIDVFGYTEVAQRDASPRYDR; this is translated from the coding sequence GTGAGACTGGAAGTGATTCGCGCGGGCCTCGTCGCGTATGATGAGGCCCTTCGCTGGCAGGAACGCCTTGTCGAGGAGCGCCTGGCCGGCGGCCCCGACCGCCTCGTTCTGCTGACCCATCCCGCGGTCGTCACGCTGGGGCGAGGGGCGGAGGCTGAGCACGTGCTCGCCTCTCCTGAAGGGCTCGCCGCGCGGGGCGTCGAGATCCACGAGACGCCGCGTGGGGGAGATGTCACGTGGCACGGGCCGGGCCAGCTGGTTGCCTATCCCGTTTTTGGGCTGCCGCCAGAGCGCCGCAACGTGAAGCGATATGTGACCGATCTCGAGGAGGTCGTCATCCGGACCCTGCGCGCGTTCGACATCGAGGCGCAGCGCGTCGATGGTCTGCGCGGCGTCTGGGTCGGACGTGAGAAGATCGCGGCCATCGGCGTGCGCATCTGGCGCTGGGTGACCAGCCATGGCCTGGCCCTGAACGTTTCGCCGGATCTCTCGTTCTTCGGGCTGATTGTGCCCTGCGGCATCTCTGATCGCGGGGTCACCAGCCTGGCCGCCCTGCTTGCGTCCCCGCCATCGATGGAGATCGTGCAGTCACACCTGCTGCAGGCGTTCATCGACGTGTTCGGCTACACCGAGGTTGCGCAGCGCGATGCGTCGCCGCGCTACGATCGGTAG